GcacatttgttttttctgtttgttctcctGTACTTTAATAAGTCCACTGAAAGAAATGGTGAGTGGAATCctctttattatttatgtagatatctttttttcccctctttgtttTAGTAGAATTTATACACAGAGGATGTCTCTTCTTTAGTGTCCATTTTTGCTTTGTAAGATTCACCATTCTATTGCCTATGATCATTTAGCTGGAGTGCAGCTCATCCCTAATTGAATGCTAATgtataaagtaatatttttctcacattttaaacGGTAAATGGAACATTTGAATGGCATTTTCCATTTACTGGTctgatatattattatataactgTATTAGTATAAAGCTAAACTTATTTTGTTGTAATAAAACAGGTTTTCTGGGAGAATCAGGGATTTGAAAGGATCTTCTAGTTCAGTGGATCTCAGACTTTTAATAGCAGAACCCTTTCATTAAATCATCTTTCACACAGAGTCACAGAATAAAAATCCCAGTTGTGATTGAAGATTGAAATACCCATGAAGGGCCTAAGGACATACCTTTCACCTCTCTTATTACTAGCTCCTAAAATAACTCCACAAATCATCGTTTTAAATTCACTGATCTAGTTTAGTAATACTGCATATAAGGaatgtaaaaatatgtttttcctgtGGTTTTTCTGCCATGTTCCCTCTTATATCCTCAGTACTTTGCACAGTGCATAGCACAgaggaggtgctcaataagtataAGTTGAATGGGTAGctggtggcaggcagaggcagactaGAAGTTATCTCTTGATTCTTAATTGGCTTTTTTTTACTAGTCTATATCACCCCTTAAAAATCATAACATTTACATAATTCTCAGGTTCctcttttaaaatgaggatgaggggcctgggtgactcagttggttgagcatttggctcttgattttggctcaggtcatgatctcaggatcctgggatgaagtctTGACTtgaactccctgctcaggggggagtctgcctgtctccctcttcctttgccactccccctgctcaggtgcatttgtgctctctctctgctttctcgCATGtgcaaataaatagataaaaataaaaaataaaatgaggatgaaaaaACTGGCATctacattttctctaaaatgaagcTAACAAATCCTGTCTGTAGGAGACCACGctacagaagaggaggaaggtggTACTGCAGAGTCACATGACAGCAAAGGCTTAGGCCTAGATGAAAATGAACTTGATTCTGAAGCTGAACTCATGAGAAGTATGGGACTACCACTTCAGTTTGGTGGGATATCTGCACATAAGAATTTTGAGGTAAGTATGTTACTTAtatgtttcttcatttacttcataaaataccacaaagaatttttttatcctgtctaatatattcataaattagaGCATTCCACCTCTTTtcaaatgtacatatttataaattaatcaaaagtataaattttgatatatgtcCGTTTGTGATTTTTTCTCCTGGAAACATAAATAGTAAGATTTAACTTGTTTGTGTAACTAAAAACCCAGGATGGGGATTTGAcgatatattatttaatttaatgtttaaaatagacTTTGATTCTGCTTTCTTTTACAGTTTATGAGGTACATTTTACATTGTAGTTCTTTATCTTATGTAGGTGTCTATGAATActagaaataaagttaaaataaaaaagaaaaagaaaaaacaccagaAGAAGTACTTAGATGAAATTATGAGAGAATCTTGGAGACAAGATTATGAAGAAGATGACATACTGGCTTCAGACGATCCATCTTCAGTTGAACAGTATGAGAGTACCAAAACATGTAAACTTAAAACCAAAGAAGACATTGAAACTGAAAATCTTCCTGTTGAAAATACATTATCTCCAAAGCTAGAAATTACAGAGAGGTGGGAAAAGTATTGGAATGAATATGGTGGAGGACTATTATGGCAAAGCTGGCAAGAAAAACATTCAGGTCAGACACTATGTTCTGAACCTTGGAACATTCCTGATACAAAGGAGGAATGGGAGCAACATTATAGTCAACTTTATTGGTATTATTTGGAACAGTTTCAGTATTGGGAAGCTCAGGGTTGGACTTTTGATGTCTCACAAACCTGTGAAACAGATACTTGTGGCTCTAAGATAGAAGTTGACAGTGAGAAAGATGAAAATTGCATGAAGGCAGACTTACTGTCCTTTCCATCTCCATCTGTTACGATTGATAGTGAAAGCTCTAGTTCCAGTGATAAAGAGCATAACGAAATCCTTGGTGGAATTAGTCATATAAGTCTGAATTCAGAGGAAGTGGAACAGAGCCAGTTAGATTCTTCAGTAAGTTGTGATGGACATCAGTGGCTAAGTGAAGTCAGCAGCAGCAGAGAATGCCCTGCTTCTGGCCAGAGTGAACCATGCAATAGAGGAACCAAGGACAGCAACTTGTCTGGGAACAGAAGCACAAACCAACCAGCTCCGGGTAAGATAGCCCAAGATTTATCCTACCAAATAACAGGAAAATTAACCTACATTATCCTTAATGGTAGGGTTGCACAATGCCAACTACATTTTATGGTATAATATGATTTAATGCATATATCGCAAGTTGTTTATTACcctttcatataaataataagaatatttgCTTAGGGTTCTCAAAAATCTTgtcctgggatacctgggtggctcaggggttgagcgtctgcctcaggctcagggtgtgatcccagggtcctgggatcaagtcccatatcaggctcctcgcgggaagcctgcttctccctctgcctatgtctgcctctctctctctctctctctgtctctctctctctgtctctcatgaataaaataaataaaatctttaaaaaaaaaaaagtcttgttccTTCCACTTGTACGCTGATGGCCAGTGAATTAAAACTTGAAACTCCCTCGAGAAATTTAATATAGAGTGAGTGTGTAACTTCTAAAGTTGCTTGGAGCAAATGAATTTATAAGAGCCATATTAGAGAATGGTTCAGAGTACACAATGGACATCAGGCAAATCTGATTGTAAGtcatatctggaatttatttcaaaacaaatggaAGTCTTGCTCTGTAGGGAATCTCAACAGGGCatgttattaatttataattggAAGGATTGACTTCAGGATTCTTATAAAATATCCAGGATAAGGAGCTTGAATGACTCCAGCctaaatgatttaaaacaaagcaaaacaaaacctatcATGGAAACTGGTGTCTAAAGAACTAAACAAAGGACTAAAGAAAGCCAGTGAGCCGCGTGTTAAGAAAAGTGAGAGGTTGGTAAGAATGCTTTTGCTGGGGACAAGAATTCTAACTGATGGCACTAGGAAAAcgagagaaagtttttttttatttctgaatttcctgAAGGCCACTAAGAATGTCTTCCTGGCATTCTTGATGTTTGttgctaaaaaaatatatttgtaatataggACTTTCTTCTCAGACTCATTCCTATATGAAGCAAAAGcttttggccttttttttaaCAATTGGTTTTGCTTTGCTTCTCAGATTGCTGATCTTCATCCAGCTGAGAGGTTCCTTTAGAGAGTTAGTAAATTGCTCTATTTTTTAGTTCCTTTTGTCTCTGTGCTTTTCCAATGGAGCTTACTTAGGTATTctcattcctttctattttggtgttattatcatattttttaatgtgattattttatattagtcTTTTGATATTGTATACTTTCTTGATTACTTTCTATGCTGATTTTGACCATAAAACTTGAAATATGGGTATTGGCCAATGTATTGGCTCCTGTCCTTATTCCTTCATGTTATTCCTTTAATTATCTTTCCTTATCTTCCTATTTTTTGCCTTTGTCAAACATAGTAAACCTCGTAGTTTGTACCTTTTGTTGCCTATTTCCTAACTAACATGTATAGATTGGCCATTTCTTTAATTAGGTCCAATGAGTATCATCAGGATCAGTCTGGGAATCtaggttttgatttgttttagaTCCTGCCTTGAGATCAAAACACAAggtataggggcatctgggtggcccaatTAGTTAAACATATCCcttcggttcagatcatgatccagggtcctgggattgaaccctgagttgggctccctgctcagggggcagtctgcttctccctctccttcttcctccgcCCCGCATCCCCCATGGGCacactgtctttctctcaaataaataaatcttaaaaaaaaattacacaaggTATATATCACATTTCTATGTAAGTATGCTTTCTACTATTAATGGTTGGGTACTCTCCTGAAATAGTCTATGCCCACACACTTAAAACTTCCCACTATATCTACACTGCAGATAGTTCTTCATTGCCAGTCCCACTTACTGGCTTCATGCCAATCTGAAGAAAAACCGGTGCCTCAGTTGGAGCTCCCACaagttaaaaatattcttttaaaatggtgGTGTTTACCCTACTGTTACTTTTGATTTAAGAGCTATATTAGAGGTAATTTATTTGCTTCTTAATAAGgagaaatcatttttaatcaaTGTATTATGCTATCTTCAGCATGATTTAAGTTAAAATCCATCAAAAAGTAGAATGCCTAAGTCACTCACTCAgataagcgtctgactcttgatttcagctcaggatatCATCtgagggtcatgaaattgagccctgagttgggctctgtgctcagcagagtctatttgagactctctctcctctccccctcccccgcttccctccctctaaaatttttttttttttaagattttatttatttattcatagacacagagagagaggggcagagacacagacagagggagaagcaggctccacgcagggagcccaatgtgggacttgatcccaggtctccaggatcacaccccgcaggcggcaccaaaccactgcgccaccggggctgccccctccctctaAAATTAAAGTTCCATCAAAATGTGGTAACTGTTCAGCTATCACAAAACTAACTGTGGATTAATTTGTGTAGATTTGTTTGGATAGCTATGAAGAAAAAGTTTTAGATTcctttttaaatagttaaatgaTAGAAACTTTTAAACTTTGATAGACATAGCTACCGTTTTTTTATGCTCAGAGTCTACATGGAGATAGACAAAATAGGTAGATGTGGTCTGGCACTGTGCCTGATACGCATGTAAGTTCATTGCAGGaaagtgacaaaaatattttgatagcCTTTGCAAAAGGCAGAAGAGTTGTCAAACGAAAGGGAAAATCCACTACAATATCTCTGCCTCTTTAGATTCACAGGACTCTTCAGAAGCAAGCACAATCAAAGAAAGACTACACCCCAACAGTATTGATGGAGATGAGAGTGAAGAAGATCCACCTGAACGGAAGCCAAGCAAACTCAAGAGGAGGCAAGTTGCATATTACCTCTCTCTCCACAGTAGGGTAGCATAAGCACTTGTGTCCATGAGGGAGTGGCTGTGAAGCACTTGTTATATTACAGTACGGTTAATCCCGTGAGGAGAAAACATGAGATGTATTAGCGAGACCTGGGCCTAGGAACACCTGCAAATCCCAACTCTTACTCTGCCAGTTTCTCATTTCTAGAATGGAACTGATGCTTTTTTAATGAGCTCATTGGGAAGACAAGAGCTAGCATGTAATTATATCTGACAGTAGATATCAATGGATGACAGTTTTTAACTGTATTGGTAGATATGGTTTGTCTCaaggaagttctatttttttttccaaaagtctGCGCATATATTATCACAGAATTTTACTGCTAAAATAGACCTCAGAAGTATGTAATCAAATGCTCTTAATCTATAGATAATAATATTAAGACAAAATGAGCATAAGTGCCTTGCCCAGAGTTATATAGCAAAACAGTGGCAGCTCCAGGTCTAACACCCAGACCGACCCTTCTGGAAGCAGTGCTAGTATACTGTTGATATGTAAAATTAAACAAGTGACAAGTTACATAGATAGGATATGGTCAAATGCTAAttccataaaatagaaagaaaggatgGATATTATAGAACTTAGATGTTagctaaaaacattttatttctttgacaggaTATGAAATGTTCCACTTAAGACTTTTATGTTCTGTACAGCTTGTAGAAAAACAATCTACAAGCTTTAGAGGCTCAGTAACTTAGTATATACATAAAAGCATGCCTCCATTGTGTTCCCTTCACATAGTATACAATGCTTGTTAATTCCACCTTTAGTTCCCAGAGGCAGAGACTATGTGGGTGGTGTATTCACATTTCCGGAACCTAATAGGTCCACTGTAAATGTTTAGTGGCCTTAATttgtagaaattatttcttaccattttttcttACTTGGTACTGTCACAAAGTAATAGGGGTCAGGAAGGCATCCCCAATAGATCAATGATCATGGGTTACTTATCACTTGTATCACAACCTTattcttcttaatatatttttttttttttgtaatttttttggttGGCTTGATACTTCTCAaatgttttgccatttttaagGAAGACTTCTAAAAGTAGCCCTCTAGGAGATTAGTTTAAGGCTACAGCTTTTacaggtatttttccaaaggtgAATGGAGAGATCTGTGTCAGAGAGATCTATGTCTGTACCATGTTCAAGAATAGAGATAATTAGGATTTAGGTGCCTGTTGCTGTGTTCCAGACACTCCTGGGTAACTGGAAAATCTGAGTAaactattctttcctttctttctggatttGTGAGCTGTGGTTGATTGTAGTAATAGGAAAGTGTATGTAGGTTGACTATGTATCTTTTTGATACTTACCTGAACTGGTGGGCTCTGGACATAATGGCTTATCACTGTTtaccttttgtttatttgtttagccATGAACTGGACATTGATGAAAACCCGGATTCAGACTTTGATGACAATGGTTCCCTTCTGGGATTCAAGCATGGCTCAGGACAAAAGTAATTATACATAAATACAACATAAATACTATTGTCTGAAATTTTAACACTTCAGCTGTTTTCAAGTTCTCTGATATTCAGTAGCTAATGATGGTTATAGAATTGATACCATTTGAGATGTTACAGTTAAAACATTAACCTCTCTTACAGAGAGATTACCACACATTTGATATATTCACATGTATTATTAACTCAGTTGTACTTCATAGCAATCCAGtatcattattaaaatttcatgaataAAGCAACTGCAGCCCACAGAGCTTGTGACTTAGGATCATATCAAGGATTCAAGCCAAGCTCTTGAGACTTCTAAGTGTGGTTCTCTTTTTCACCTTGCATCTCATGTATCTACCTCTATACGTCTGACATGTATAGCAAACATGTCATGAAAAGTTCAAATCTGAAGTagccttttttttattatgaaaacattaaaactcaaaacagaagaaagagtaaaaatCTTTCAAAGCACTCCTCAGAGGTAGGCAATGTTTGGCATATATCCTTCCTTGTTTACTTGTGTGTTTCTATGATTATGTACATATAAATTGGTTACTCCCTtttcataaaaacacaaaaatagaatcatattatACTTGTTTTGCagcttgcttttttcccccttaacaaTGTACCATGAACATCCTGATTTATCAGTACATGCTTATTTATCTAATCCTTGTGTGTGACTTACCCTGTATGTACCTCTAGGTTGTTCCTAAGATCTAGGCATATGCCCTTGAGGTTCCCCACAAGTTATTATGTTTACCAATGTTTCATTCCTACTTACTGCTGTATTCCACTATGGAAGTATCatagtttgtttaaccattcatctattCAAGATCATTTGGATTGTGTGTGGTATTTTGCCAGGACAAATAAAGCTGCTGCGAATGTTTGTATACAGAAAGTATAAGTTTTCTCTAGGATTAAATGCCCGAGCATTAAGTACAAGAATATTGAAGGGTTTATTGCATATACCATGAAGACTGAACTGAATAGTTAAGGCTCATTAAAGACCTACCATCTGTGTCAGCTTGTACCAGTGATTTAAACAAATATTATGGTCTTTGATGTTTCTAAGGGGTGAGACTTTGTTAGTTATGAAATCTTAACTGATACCTACATAATATGAAGGCAGCAAGAAAAGGACATAGATCTAAAAATTGACTTCTAAATTGaatccagggactcctgggtggcccagaggttgagcatctgccttcagcccagggcatgatcctggagacccaggatcgagtcccgcgtcaggctccctgcatggagcctgcttctccctctgcctgtgtctctgcctctctctctctctctctctctctctctgtgtctctcatgaataaataaataaaatcttttaaaaataataataataaaataaattgaatccaAATTATTAGTTCAGAAATACATGCTcataatattatgaatattttttaaactattagttATCTCTCCTTTATGGTACTTAAAGGCCGTTGCAGTTGGTATCATCTCACCATGAGAAAAGATAATATTTCCCTCATGTGCAGTGGGGTCAtatttttctgcaatttttttacTACGTTTTACTACGTGGTATATGCTTTCTGTTACAGATAAGGTATTTGATATCCTCAACCGGCATTTCACATTTAGTTGAAAATGAGCATGGAACCAAGACCTTAAACTCCTCTGCATTCAAACTTTATTTCTGACTTttgtaatttagaaaaatgaaattaatatggTGGTTGCTAgtagaaaaatagtgaaaattgtcatttttattcttttcttgtaAGAAAACAAACTCATAGAACTTAAGGTTTGAGTCAACTTCCTTTGGTTTGGCCACAGATACGGTGGAATTTCAAATTTCAGTCATCGGCGGGTCAGATACCTACATAAGAATGTAAAGTATAAGTCAAAGTTCCTGGACatgagaagacaaataaatatgaaaaacaaacacattttctttactgAAGAGTCagaaaaaacattcaaaaaaagcaaaactctgaCTAAGGTAGGTTTACATTTTGTCGTATATTTACAGATAGAATTTATTTTGTAAGCTTGactccttaaaatttttttcaagtgcagcctgggtggcttagtggtttagcaccgccttcagcccagggtgtgatcctggagacctgggatcaagtcccacatcaggctccttgcatagagcctgcttctccttctgcctgtgtctctgcctctctctctctctctctctctctctcgtgaataaataaaatctttaaaaaaaattttttttcaagtaaaaatccTATTTCTACCAGATATAAAAGTACCTAAAATTCTCTTCCCCTTGCTTCCTAAAGGCATATATCATGTGAACCAAATTCGAAAAAGAATAAGTTGGCAATAATATGAAGAGGGGATGTTTTGAAAGCTACAAAGTATCAGTGTCTGGGAAGATAAATAGGTAAAATTGCCTCCTATACACATAGTAACAGTGAGAATTTCTCATCTGCTTCAGGCTTAAGTAGGATCCTGGAAGTCAGTTTCTGGTCCAGCATTAATTGTAAGCCTTAATTTTGAGGTCATCAATCAAACATTGCACTAACCAGTTCATCCTAATAGTTTCATGCTAATTTAGTGAATACACTGCTAACTGGAATATTCATGCCCCTCTCTGGGACTCTGCTGTTACCTGCTGTCCATgcacttgaaaaacaaaagtaattagaattatttttggtTGATGAGTGATAATTCTCcattataggagaaaaaaatactttttagtgAGCAGAACCTTTGTGTCAGTTACTTTTCTAACAGCACCTttgagcaacaaaacaaaaacctccagaCCTGGTGATGACCTTGTTTTACCTTTAGGATACATTATCTTTCCCAGCGTCAGCATTCTTCCAAAACCTGCTACATATTTATAGCTGGAtttatttgtgttatattttgGATTGGTTGGTCACtgataatattctaatattttagcGGCCCACGTTATATCTGGAACACATTTCCCAATATCAGACCAACCAGTCTTAAAGAACGTCTTATGTATTGGTTGGATGTGATAGTCGCCATATATCCCTCTGTAGACAAAGAGCAAAAACATAACTGCTAAGTAttgccaaagaaaaaagaaatatggctgTTGTGTTTTTAGATATCTGACTGATGTATAGTCATAGCCCCTTTGAAGATTCTGGATTGTTGCCTGTGCTCATCTTCCAATTTCCTAACTCATGGGAAGATCATGAAGATCTGTTATGAAAAATACTCTTGTTATAGAAGTTTGCAAGGAAGTACATATCATCTGTTAACACCTTGTTAACATTTCTGAGAAACCCAGTTTTTAGAAATCATTGTACTGACTCTACTGCTCCATTAAAGGTTAGCTTGCATTCTTTCTAAGATTAGCACTGTTCTTTTTCTTACAGAGAGATGGGCACTTAATCTTTTTAGAGTTTATCTTTGGTGCAGGGAGTACAATTTATCATAGGCTGGGCCATTGAAGAAAGGTCTGTATAACTTGTAAAGCTAATATTAGTGACTCAATAAGTAGGTACATTTGTAATAATATCATGTTATGTTGTTAGAAGCCTTTGTGGAAAGCTACTGGAACAGTTCAGCTTTATCCTCTTAGTGTTCATTGATTACAGGAAAGTCATCGTTATATGTTTAATctgatgttttcttccttttaaagaaatctttaataaGGTCATGGTATGTCCAGATACTAACGTGCAGTTAGCTCAGAATTCTGTATAATTAGCTTGTGTAATATAGTATACTTATCAGAGTTAATAATTAGAACATTTTCTCAGTGAGATCCAAATGGTAAAGCAGGTATAATTTGGAATGAATTCAAGCCTGTGACGACTTAATTTCAGGTAGAAAAATTCCTAAAATGGATTAATGAACCAATGGATGAGGAAGCATCGCAGGAGTCCATTTCTCATGACAATGTACAAGACACGTGCACAAGCAGTGATTCAGAAGAACCAGAAATGTCTGTTAAAGAAGGTGATGACCCACTGCAGACAAATAATCCAGAGCCTGAAAAGTGTAATGCCACGTCTTCAGCTGGTgaacttgaaacagaaaaaaatgaaggagacagCACGATAGTAATtattacagataaggaagatGGTATTACTCAGATTACTCCAGACTCTCTTCAGGTAGAAACTGAAGGTAAGACTAAATATGCTTCAACCTGCTGATGAATTTAGATAGTGTGCTTCCCTAGTTTTCAGTTCTGAATCATCTCTACACTTAAGGATTCACTGCTGTTTATTTCTTAGAGGGCACAGTAAGTGTAAATGTGCTAGTAGCTATGATTTGGCACAGAACACTATACTTTTGGTTGATCAAGCATgataaaataaaaggccaggcATGTGGGAAAACTGAGTACCTCTGTCTATGCCATTAAGATTGGTCTCTGCCGCTGCCCTCTTCCCTGGGCTAAAGGTAGCTAGCTGGAAGTCCCTTTTATCCCTCTTGAAATTTGGTTTTTCCCTGGTTTTccttttgattaatttatttgcttatttatatattttgtattttatggtAATGGTTGTTGGTAGTAGTAGTTTGTTATTTGGATGGCACCCTGACATAAGGTATTTGTAGTAGTTGCTTGAAATGAATGGAGAATGGAGTCACATTTTCACTTTATGCCCTTTTGTGTACTGTTTGATTGTATTCTACagcaaatgttcttttttaatttataattgtatTCACTGGAACATTGAAGCTTTTATGAGGTAGAAATTTTCATTTgacatgtattcatttttatcGATGAATGATTTCAGACTTAATCTAATGAAACAATTATATTGTGATGGTCTCTTTCTTAATTTAGTATTGAGGAAAATACCTCAtttgaatcttaatttttttctgtgtgtgtatgtgtgtgtagagagagctGAGTTCTTTGTATCACATACTTCTTTGCCTTTCTAAAAAGCATACATAAggtagtttaaatttttttattgtcacGTACAGCTGATGTTCATGTGGCACCTGCAGACTTCTAAAATGCCTTCATATGCCTTATTTTCATTTAAGCTATAAAATAACCCAGCGAGGTAGGCAGGATTATCCCCATCCTAAAAATACACACAGTAAACtcaaagaaactaagaaactCACCTGCAGTCACAGTGCCAGTGGGTGGCATAGCTAGGACTCAAAACCAGGTTGTCTGATTCCTCCATCCCATTTTCCTGTCCTCCCCTAATTACCTTGCCTCATAATGCTGGTGGTTCCTCACCAGAGGCATTTGGAAGATATTGGCTGTTAGaatgatctaggggtcctggcaCTTAGTGTACACTGGGTTGCTTAATGTTATGTCGTATGGTCTTGCAAGGATGATCTTGCGCAGTAAGGATTTGTTCACTCAAAATGTTAGTATCCCCTCTCCTAAAAGACTCTTACTATACTTCGCTATTGATGACAGTTCTGCTGTTTGCAATGATCAGATGACCATAATAAGATATAGTCCTATCCTTGAGGATTGGTGGTAATTTTATTTGTCAGCATCAGTTCTTGTCATTTTACTTAGCTGTGACAGCACTCTTTCTAAATTGCTATTTCTAATCTgctcagaatttaaaacaaattaccaaattaataaaaattgtctAAGAAAAAGTCAATCTTTGAATGAATGAGATCCTTTCCTATTAACCTTAAAGCAGTGACCTGTCTTAATTTCCCAGAAGCCATATGACCTTCAGGTCATATCTGGATTCGGAGGACTGATCAGGCTGAAAGTTAGGAGCTTAATCAGTCCttaagaggttttattttaaag
Above is a window of Canis lupus familiaris isolate Mischka breed German Shepherd chromosome 29, alternate assembly UU_Cfam_GSD_1.0, whole genome shotgun sequence DNA encoding:
- the TGS1 gene encoding trimethylguanosine synthase isoform X2, which encodes MCCEKWSRVAEMFLFVEDLEEDAGILCLCSRAFVEDRKLCNLGLKGYYVKGNGDNAGDHATEEEEGGTAESHDSKGLGLDENELDSEAELMRSMGLPLQFGGISAHKNFEVSMNTRNKVKIKKKKKKHQKKYLDEIMRESWRQDYEEDDILASDDPSSVEQYESTKTCKLKTKEDIETENLPVENTLSPKLEITERWEKYWNEYGGGLLWQSWQEKHSGQTLCSEPWNIPDTKEEWEQHYSQLYWYYLEQFQYWEAQGWTFDVSQTCETDTCGSKIEVDSEKDENCMKADLLSFPSPSVTIDSESSSSSDKEHNEILGGISHISLNSEEVEQSQLDSSVSCDGHQWLSEVSSSRECPASGQSEPCNRGTKDSNLSGNRSTNQPAPDSQDSSEASTIKERLHPNSIDGDESEEDPPERKPSKLKRSHELDIDENPDSDFDDNGSLLGFKHGSGQKYGGISNFSHRRVRYLHKNVKYKSKFLDMRRQINMKNKHIFFTEESEKTFKKSKTLTKVEKFLKWINEPMDEEASQESISHDNVQDTCTSSDSEEPEMSVKEGDDPLQTNNPEPEKCNATSSAGELETEKNEGDSTIVIITDKEDGITQITPDSLQVETEAESKKKKKKKKNKSKKVIGLPPEIAAVPELAKYWAQRYRLFSRFDDGIKLDREGWFSVTPEKIAEHIAGRVSQSFKCDIVVDAFCGVGGNTIQFALTGKRVIAIDIDPVKIDLARNNAEVYGIADKIEFICGDFLLLASHLKADVVFLSPPWGGPDYATAETFDIRTMMSPDGGLC
- the TGS1 gene encoding trimethylguanosine synthase isoform X1, translating into MCCEKWSRVAEMFLFVEDLEEDAGILCLCSRAFVEDRKLCNLGLKGYYVKGNGDNAGDHATEEEEGGTAESHDSKGLGLDENELDSEAELMRSMGLPLQFGGISAHKNFEVSMNTRNKVKIKKKKKKHQKKYLDEIMRESWRQDYEEDDILASDDPSSVEQYESTKTCKLKTKEDIETENLPVENTLSPKLEITERWEKYWNEYGGGLLWQSWQEKHSGQTLCSEPWNIPDTKEEWEQHYSQLYWYYLEQFQYWEAQGWTFDVSQTCETDTCGSKIEVDSEKDENCMKADLLSFPSPSVTIDSESSSSSDKEHNEILGGISHISLNSEEVEQSQLDSSVSCDGHQWLSEVSSSRECPASGQSEPCNRGTKDSNLSGNRSTNQPAPDSQDSSEASTIKERLHPNSIDGDESEEDPPERKPSKLKRSHELDIDENPDSDFDDNGSLLGFKHGSGQKYGGISNFSHRRVRYLHKNVKYKSKFLDMRRQINMKNKHIFFTEESEKTFKKSKTLTKVEKFLKWINEPMDEEASQESISHDNVQDTCTSSDSEEPEMSVKEGDDPLQTNNPEPEKCNATSSAGELETEKNEGDSTIVIITDKEDGITQITPDSLQVETEAESKKKKKKKKNKSKKVIGLPPEIAAVPELAKYWAQRYRLFSRFDDGIKLDREGWFSVTPEKIAEHIAGRVSQSFKCDIVVDAFCGVGGNTIQFALTGKRVIAIDIDPVKIDLARNNAEVYGIADKIEFICGDFLLLASHLKADVVFLSPPWGGPDYATAETFDIRTMMSPDGFEIFRLSQKITNNIVYFLPRNADIDQVASLAGPGGQVEIEQNFLNNKLKTITAYFGDLIRRSAPES